Proteins found in one Methylobacter sp. S3L5C genomic segment:
- a CDS encoding DUF3313 family protein, translating into MKINKQKIKINSIELALLLCVVGTLSGCATVKSGSSYAKALTVEPAPDAGFIEQPDQQVKRADLPFQKVWIKPGFDMRDYKELIVAPVNTQYMFEMDWLHKASSANWLGGVKKDIDELAKYFYDQAIKDFEADPNHRFQVINSPVQHKKPALRLELALIEIDPSTPVLHAAGWAVMGGGTAAGVVNQRRAAFEGRLRDLQTGEVVATFADRDMQDVGPIDMTRMTWYGPAKVIMKQWTKQFVQIANRNPNEAVTDPTAFTLKPF; encoded by the coding sequence GTGAAAATCAATAAGCAAAAAATAAAAATAAATTCCATAGAATTGGCGCTGTTGTTATGCGTCGTCGGAACACTTTCCGGATGTGCTACTGTTAAGTCAGGAAGCAGTTATGCGAAAGCATTGACAGTTGAGCCAGCGCCTGACGCCGGTTTTATTGAGCAGCCTGATCAACAGGTTAAACGAGCGGATTTACCATTCCAGAAAGTCTGGATCAAACCAGGCTTTGATATGCGTGACTACAAGGAATTGATCGTCGCACCGGTAAATACTCAGTACATGTTTGAAATGGACTGGTTACATAAAGCAAGTTCAGCTAACTGGCTTGGCGGTGTTAAAAAGGATATTGATGAGCTTGCCAAATACTTCTATGATCAGGCGATTAAGGATTTCGAAGCAGATCCCAATCATCGCTTTCAGGTCATTAACTCACCTGTACAACATAAAAAACCGGCACTGCGCCTGGAACTCGCGCTGATCGAGATAGATCCTTCAACGCCGGTACTGCATGCGGCCGGCTGGGCTGTCATGGGTGGTGGCACGGCGGCAGGCGTGGTCAATCAGCGCCGGGCCGCCTTCGAAGGCCGTCTGCGTGATCTGCAAACCGGCGAGGTGGTGGCAACTTTTGCTGACCGCGATATGCAGGATGTTGGCCCCATCGATATGACCCGGATGACCTGGTACGGGCCAGCCAAGGTAATTATGAAGCAGTGGACCAAGCAGTTTGTGCAAATTGCCAACCGGAATCCTAATGAAGCAGTAACCGATCCGACTGCGTTTACACTGAAACCTTTTTAA